In Streptomyces sp. TS71-3, the following proteins share a genomic window:
- a CDS encoding ABC transporter ATP-binding protein: MTAKSPMELRAEELGVRIGEATLLDAVTLVFTPGRTTGLLGPNGAGKTTLLRVLAGLTRPHTGRALLDGRDVHALTPRRRARQVAFMEQQADTRLALSARQVIDLGRTPHRSRWPAPPNSAAAAHERSVFADAVAAADVGHLLDRPWPAMSGGERQRVQLARALVQEPGVLLLDEPTNHLDLRHQLGFLATVRGLGITTVAALHDLELAAAYCDEIAILLDGRLIAHGPGSDVLTSATIARVYGVDATVERHPLHDRPHIRWNGLLPERPA; encoded by the coding sequence GTGACGGCGAAGTCCCCCATGGAACTGCGCGCGGAGGAACTCGGCGTGCGCATCGGCGAGGCCACGCTGCTCGATGCGGTCACGCTCGTGTTCACCCCGGGCAGGACCACGGGCCTGCTCGGGCCCAACGGAGCGGGGAAGACCACCCTGCTGCGCGTGCTCGCCGGACTCACCCGGCCCCACACCGGGCGGGCCCTCCTCGACGGCCGGGACGTTCACGCGCTCACACCACGCAGGCGGGCGCGACAGGTGGCCTTCATGGAGCAACAGGCCGACACCCGGCTCGCGTTGTCGGCACGGCAGGTCATCGACCTCGGCCGCACACCGCACCGAAGCCGCTGGCCCGCGCCCCCGAACTCCGCGGCTGCCGCCCACGAGCGGTCCGTCTTCGCCGATGCCGTCGCCGCGGCAGACGTCGGCCACCTCCTCGACCGGCCCTGGCCGGCGATGTCCGGCGGCGAACGGCAACGGGTCCAGCTCGCGCGGGCGCTGGTGCAGGAGCCCGGGGTGCTCCTGCTCGACGAGCCGACCAACCACCTCGACCTCCGCCACCAACTCGGCTTCCTCGCCACCGTGCGCGGGCTGGGCATCACCACGGTCGCCGCCCTGCACGACCTCGAACTCGCCGCCGCCTACTGCGACGAGATCGCCATCCTGCTCGACGGCAGGCTCATCGCCCACGGACCCGGCTCCGACGTGCTCACCTCTGCCACCATCGCCCGCGTCTACGGCGTGGACGCGACCGTGGAACGCCATCCCCTGCACGACCGGCCGCACATCCGGTGGAACGGACTCCTCCCCGAAAGGCCGGCATGA
- a CDS encoding ferredoxin, producing the protein MSIAEVDRRGELLRAAASHGATIAFLQQGDPSLSAELTGLADAGTGTITLVGVRLASSGPAQSWLRRIAAYWWRERAGHRPDLLVATRLADSLDAIAAVAPETRPITGREPGLTSAAWEEVTRHRHQVNVCRGPRCTAKGAEGALRALLHRLAECGLGDDDVQVLQTGCQFPCNQAPVVNVQPDDVWYGKITSAVADRIVTEHVVGERPVASHRLPRHRKEGAIRGADSP; encoded by the coding sequence ATGTCGATCGCGGAAGTCGACCGCCGCGGCGAACTCCTGCGCGCCGCGGCGTCGCACGGGGCCACGATCGCCTTCCTGCAACAGGGCGACCCCTCCCTGTCGGCGGAGCTGACGGGACTGGCCGACGCCGGAACCGGGACCATCACCCTCGTCGGCGTCCGCCTCGCGAGTTCAGGACCCGCCCAGTCCTGGCTGCGGCGGATCGCGGCGTACTGGTGGCGCGAGCGCGCGGGCCACCGCCCCGACCTGCTCGTCGCGACGCGCCTCGCCGACTCGTTGGACGCGATCGCCGCGGTGGCGCCGGAGACGAGGCCGATCACCGGCCGGGAACCCGGACTGACGTCGGCGGCCTGGGAAGAGGTCACTCGGCACCGGCACCAGGTCAACGTGTGCCGCGGGCCCCGCTGCACGGCCAAGGGCGCGGAGGGGGCACTGCGCGCCCTGCTGCACAGGCTGGCCGAATGCGGCCTCGGCGACGACGACGTCCAGGTGCTCCAGACCGGCTGCCAGTTCCCCTGCAACCAGGCACCCGTGGTCAACGTCCAGCCGGACGACGTCTGGTACGGGAAGATCACCTCGGCCGTCGCGGACCGCATCGTGACGGAACACGTCGTCGGCGAACGGCCGGTCGCGAGCCACCGCCTCCCGCGCCACCGGAAGGAGGGGGCCATCCGTGGCGCCGACTCCCCGTAG
- a CDS encoding trans-aconitate 2-methyltransferase, giving the protein MTDTAPGPRTTTHRQGGQAAAGWRQWQESWDRQQEWYMPDREERFRVMLDVLEALTGPEPTVLDLACGTGSITDRLLRRLPGARSTGVDLDPALLTIARGHFAGEGRVEFVTADLTDRAWPEALPHRTYDAVVTATALHWLDTEPLRILYGRLAGVLREGGVFLNADHMTDESAPRINAAVKAFHEARMARERDAGAQDWAAWWTAAAQEPALAEVTRERFTLLGDPRRPPSGSEQRDRPTTVRWHTDALRAAGFDEVRQAWCSTSDALLVAVR; this is encoded by the coding sequence ATGACGGACACGGCCCCGGGGCCGCGGACCACCACGCACCGGCAGGGCGGCCAGGCCGCGGCCGGCTGGCGGCAGTGGCAGGAGAGCTGGGACCGGCAGCAGGAGTGGTACATGCCGGACCGCGAAGAGCGGTTCCGGGTCATGCTCGACGTCCTCGAAGCCCTCACCGGCCCCGAACCCACCGTCCTCGACCTCGCCTGCGGCACCGGCAGCATCACCGACCGCCTGCTCAGGCGGCTGCCCGGCGCGCGCAGCACCGGCGTGGACCTCGACCCCGCGCTGTTGACCATCGCCCGCGGCCACTTCGCCGGGGAAGGCCGTGTGGAGTTCGTCACCGCGGACCTCACCGACCGGGCGTGGCCCGAGGCGCTGCCGCACCGCACCTACGACGCGGTGGTGACGGCCACCGCACTCCACTGGCTCGACACCGAACCACTGCGCATCCTCTACGGCCGGCTGGCGGGTGTGCTGCGTGAAGGCGGAGTCTTCCTCAACGCCGACCACATGACCGACGAGTCCGCGCCGCGGATCAACGCCGCGGTCAAGGCGTTCCACGAGGCCCGCATGGCCCGGGAGCGCGACGCCGGGGCCCAGGACTGGGCAGCCTGGTGGACCGCGGCCGCACAGGAGCCGGCACTGGCCGAAGTCACCCGGGAGCGCTTCACGCTCCTCGGCGACCCACGCCGCCCGCCGTCCGGGTCCGAGCAACGGGACCGCCCCACCACGGTCCGGTGGCACACCGACGCACTCCGCGCCGCCGGCTTCGACGAGGTCCGCCAGGCCTGGTGCTCCACCAGCGACGCCCTCCTGGTAGCCGTGCGCTGA
- a CDS encoding ABC transporter ATP-binding protein, protein MRRHRHSAERDAPSGLSRKGTLPTDAARPARPDAATAESRPARLPDRAPSHGGRLPSPGRATEGNVTPVIEVSGLTAHTAASAVLLDGVDLTMRAGTVTALVGPSGSGKTTTALALLGEAPPGVRLSGAVQVAGIPVVDGTGPTPAAAGVRGGTVAYLPQHPGGALNPARRVGAVLTELARLHADPETGGGRQRRRDARRRATDALLGAQLPPERGVLRRFPHQFSGGQRQRVALAKALACGPRALILDEPSTGLDTVTRLGLARELGELARKGIAILLLSHDHALVRALADHVVLLENGRVVAAGGAGLLPSGDSTAPLAASARDGSPRAAGPAAATAETGRTGAAAGAVEPVTTVGHTPSAGSGSGSDGTVVNGAGQRPTPPLLDVHGLSAYLRSDGRGEVLHDVSLGLAAGECLAIVGRSGSGKTTLARCVAGLHERWQGRMRLDGAELPVLRHRDTERRRRVQYVWQEARGSFDERRTVLEQVARTGVRLRGLAPSGAVEEAVGLLCRLGVSERVAERPAGSLSGGELQRAAFARATLAHPNVLVCDEITTALDARAAGLVLDEVERMRCETGTAVLWIGHDLAPVRALAHRLLVLDGGRIVEQGDCRKVLAAPRAEATRLLLEAEHLGSRRKDGGEPSGRAGTTIPPGRTGHATGTRPRRGMRDSSSNRQDHQNQQNQQKDQHQQEGTP, encoded by the coding sequence GTGAGACGGCACCGCCACAGCGCGGAACGGGATGCCCCGAGCGGCCTTTCCCGCAAGGGGACACTCCCCACGGACGCCGCACGGCCCGCGCGGCCGGACGCGGCCACCGCCGAGTCCCGCCCCGCACGGCTTCCCGACCGGGCGCCGTCGCACGGAGGCCGGCTCCCCAGCCCCGGCCGCGCCACCGAGGGCAACGTCACGCCAGTGATCGAGGTCAGCGGTCTGACGGCGCACACCGCCGCCTCGGCCGTTCTGCTCGACGGAGTGGACCTGACCATGCGGGCGGGGACCGTCACGGCCCTCGTCGGACCGTCCGGAAGCGGCAAGACCACAACCGCCCTGGCCCTGCTCGGCGAGGCACCGCCCGGGGTCCGGCTGAGCGGGGCCGTGCAGGTGGCGGGCATCCCGGTGGTCGACGGTACGGGGCCCACTCCGGCGGCCGCCGGAGTACGCGGCGGAACCGTCGCCTATCTGCCCCAGCACCCGGGCGGCGCCCTCAACCCCGCCCGACGGGTGGGAGCCGTCCTCACCGAGCTCGCGCGGCTCCACGCGGACCCGGAGACCGGCGGAGGCCGGCAACGGCGCCGCGATGCGCGCCGGCGCGCCACCGACGCGCTGCTCGGCGCCCAACTGCCCCCGGAGCGAGGGGTGCTCCGGCGCTTCCCGCACCAGTTCTCCGGTGGCCAGCGCCAGCGCGTAGCCCTCGCCAAGGCCCTGGCATGCGGCCCCCGGGCGCTGATCCTCGACGAGCCGAGCACCGGGCTCGACACCGTGACCCGCCTCGGCCTGGCCCGCGAACTCGGCGAGCTGGCCCGGAAGGGCATCGCCATCCTGCTGCTCAGCCATGACCACGCGCTGGTGCGCGCCCTCGCCGACCATGTGGTCCTGCTGGAGAACGGCCGGGTCGTGGCCGCGGGAGGAGCCGGTCTCCTGCCCAGCGGCGACAGCACGGCCCCGCTCGCCGCGTCGGCCCGAGACGGCTCCCCCCGCGCTGCCGGGCCCGCGGCGGCGACCGCCGAGACGGGCCGGACCGGTGCGGCTGCCGGTGCCGTCGAGCCCGTGACCACCGTTGGGCACACACCGTCCGCAGGTTCCGGAAGCGGTTCGGACGGCACCGTCGTCAACGGGGCTGGGCAGCGCCCCACGCCGCCGCTCCTCGACGTCCACGGCCTCTCCGCCTACCTGCGCTCCGACGGGAGGGGAGAGGTCCTGCACGATGTCAGCCTGGGCCTCGCCGCCGGCGAGTGCCTGGCGATCGTCGGGAGGTCCGGGAGCGGGAAGACCACGCTGGCCCGCTGCGTGGCCGGACTGCACGAGCGATGGCAGGGACGGATGCGGCTCGACGGCGCCGAGCTGCCGGTCCTGCGCCACCGTGACACGGAACGCAGACGCCGGGTGCAGTACGTCTGGCAGGAGGCGCGCGGGTCCTTCGACGAGCGGCGCACCGTGCTGGAGCAGGTGGCCCGCACCGGCGTGCGCCTGCGTGGCCTCGCCCCGTCGGGCGCCGTCGAGGAGGCGGTCGGCCTGCTGTGCAGGCTGGGGGTGAGCGAGCGTGTCGCCGAGCGCCCGGCGGGATCCCTGTCCGGCGGCGAGTTGCAGCGCGCCGCCTTCGCCCGTGCCACCCTCGCCCACCCGAACGTGCTCGTGTGCGACGAGATCACCACGGCCCTCGACGCCCGCGCCGCCGGCCTCGTGCTCGACGAGGTGGAGCGGATGCGCTGCGAAACGGGCACCGCTGTGCTGTGGATCGGCCACGACCTCGCCCCCGTACGGGCATTGGCCCACCGGCTGCTGGTCCTGGACGGGGGGCGGATCGTGGAGCAGGGCGACTGCCGGAAGGTGCTCGCCGCACCCCGTGCCGAGGCCACCCGCCTCCTGCTGGAGGCGGAGCACCTGGGTTCGAGGCGGAAGGACGGGGGCGAGCCCTCCGGCCGGGCCGGTACCACCATCCCGCCGGGAAGGACCGGCCATGCCACCGGAACACGTCCGCGTCGCGGCATGCGGGACAGCTCCAGCAACCGGCAGGACCACCAGAACCAGCAGAACCAGCAGAAGGACCAGCACCAGCAGGAAGGCACACCATGA